A single window of Rhizobium indicum DNA harbors:
- a CDS encoding class I SAM-dependent methyltransferase: MKSNRPLITFVAMHADIVDLRQFYHSELGRLAEQSIAMALSSLWVRLPQERLVGLGYAVPFLDRFQADTERTFAFMPAGQGAVNWPMGSLSTTALVFDEELPLPDSSIDRVLMVHSLEFAESPRETLKELWRVLAPGGRLVIVVPNRRGVWARMEHTPFGSGRPYSRGQLTNLLRETNFTPGATAEALFFPPSKLRTILRLRRAFERIGRTLWPAFSGVIIVEAQKRLYQGLPVAARASRRVFVPVLAPHGVPTTRTTAPRVF, encoded by the coding sequence TTGAAGTCCAACCGCCCGCTGATAACATTTGTCGCAATGCACGCCGATATCGTCGACTTACGCCAGTTCTATCATTCCGAGCTCGGACGTCTTGCCGAGCAGTCGATCGCCATGGCGCTGTCCTCGCTCTGGGTGCGGCTGCCGCAGGAGCGTCTGGTCGGTCTCGGTTATGCCGTGCCCTTCCTCGATCGCTTCCAGGCCGATACCGAACGCACCTTCGCCTTCATGCCGGCCGGGCAGGGCGCGGTGAACTGGCCGATGGGCTCGCTCTCGACGACGGCGCTGGTTTTCGACGAGGAATTGCCGCTGCCGGATTCCTCGATCGACCGGGTGCTGATGGTGCATTCGCTGGAATTTGCCGAAAGCCCGCGCGAGACGCTGAAGGAGCTCTGGCGGGTGCTGGCGCCGGGCGGACGGCTGGTCATCGTCGTGCCGAACCGGCGCGGCGTCTGGGCACGCATGGAGCATACGCCCTTCGGTTCGGGCCGGCCCTATTCCCGCGGTCAGCTGACAAATCTGCTGCGCGAGACGAATTTCACGCCGGGCGCGACGGCTGAAGCGCTGTTCTTCCCGCCTTCGAAGCTCAGAACCATCCTGCGCCTGCGGCGCGCCTTCGAGCGGATCGGCCGAACGCTTTGGCCGGCCTTCTCGGGCGTCATCATCGTCGAAGCGCAGAAGCGGCTCTATCAGGGGCTGCCGGTTGCTGCGCGGGCCTCCCGCCGCGTCTTCGTGCCGGTTCTCGCACCTCATGGCGTGCCGACCACACGCACGACAGCGCCGCGCGTCTTTTAA
- the hisC gene encoding histidinol-phosphate transaminase has product MSKPVPRPGILDIAAYVPGKEHAPGVARVYKLSSNETPLGASPKAIEAFKTVADNLGRYPDGQAIELREAIAAVHGLNPANILCGNGSDELLGLLCHVYLGAGDEGIITEHGFLVYKIQILGAGATPVVVKEKDYTVDVDAILAAVTEKTKIVFIANPGNPTGTYVSVSEIRRLQAGLPKHVVLVLDAAYAEYVRRNDYEAGIEVVSSNANVVMTRTFSKAYGLAALRVGWMYAPAEIVDALNRVRAPFNLNAPAIAAAAAAIRDQAFIQQAVSFNQMWVETLTQALEAIGLKVTPSVANFVLIHFPEIDGKRAADADDLLTSRGYILRAVRGYGFANALRMSIGPEEANRGVIAALTEFMGHQP; this is encoded by the coding sequence ATGAGCAAGCCCGTTCCGCGTCCCGGTATTCTCGATATCGCAGCCTATGTGCCGGGCAAGGAACATGCGCCGGGTGTTGCCCGTGTCTACAAGCTCTCGTCCAACGAAACGCCGCTCGGCGCCAGCCCGAAGGCAATTGAGGCCTTCAAGACGGTTGCCGACAATCTGGGGCGTTATCCCGACGGGCAGGCGATCGAACTGCGCGAGGCGATCGCCGCCGTGCACGGTCTCAATCCGGCAAACATCCTCTGCGGCAACGGTTCGGACGAGCTGCTCGGCCTGCTCTGCCATGTCTATCTCGGCGCCGGCGATGAGGGCATCATCACCGAGCACGGCTTCCTCGTCTACAAGATCCAGATCCTGGGCGCAGGCGCCACGCCTGTCGTCGTCAAGGAGAAGGACTATACCGTCGATGTCGATGCGATCCTTGCCGCGGTGACGGAGAAGACGAAGATCGTCTTCATCGCCAATCCCGGCAATCCGACCGGCACCTATGTTTCCGTCAGCGAGATCCGCCGCCTGCAGGCCGGACTGCCGAAACATGTCGTCCTGGTGCTCGATGCGGCTTACGCCGAATATGTGCGCCGCAACGATTATGAAGCCGGCATCGAGGTCGTATCCTCCAATGCCAACGTGGTGATGACCCGCACCTTCTCGAAGGCCTATGGTCTTGCGGCGCTGCGCGTCGGCTGGATGTATGCGCCCGCCGAGATCGTCGACGCGCTGAACCGCGTGCGCGCGCCGTTCAACTTGAACGCACCGGCAATCGCCGCCGCAGCCGCTGCCATCCGCGATCAGGCCTTCATCCAGCAGGCCGTCTCCTTCAACCAGATGTGGGTGGAGACGCTGACCCAGGCGCTCGAAGCGATCGGGCTGAAGGTGACGCCGTCCGTCGCCAATTTCGTCCTCATCCATTTCCCCGAGATCGACGGTAAGCGCGCCGCGGATGCCGACGATTTGCTGACGAGCCGCGGTTACATCCTGCGCGCCGTGCGCGGTTATGGCTTCGCCAATGCGCTGCGCATGAGCATTGGCCCCGAGGAGGCCAATCGCGGCGTGATTGCCGCGCTCACCGAATTCATGGGTCATCAGCCATGA
- a CDS encoding prephenate/arogenate dehydrogenase family protein, producing MSVQFDRIALIGIGLIGSSLAYDIRRLGLAREIVVATRSPDTLKRAEELGLGDHYTASSQDAVTDADLVIVSVPVGASESVAKEISGNLKPGAIVTDVGSTKASVIAQMLPHMPDNVHFIPGHPLAGTEKSGPDAGFPGLFEGRWCIFTPVAGTDETALKRLRSFWEALGSKVDEMDAEHHDKVLAIVSHLPHIIAYNIVGTADDLETVTESEVIKYSASGFRDFTRLAASDPTMWRDVCLHNRDAILEMLARFSEDLAYLQRAIRWGEGDKIFELFTRTRAIRRSIVQAGQDVDAPDFGRHALDKK from the coding sequence ATGAGCGTGCAGTTCGATCGTATCGCGCTGATCGGCATCGGCCTGATCGGATCGTCGCTCGCCTATGACATCAGGCGGCTTGGCCTTGCGAGGGAGATCGTCGTCGCCACACGCAGCCCCGATACGCTGAAGCGCGCGGAAGAGCTTGGCCTCGGCGATCACTATACGGCGTCGTCGCAGGATGCCGTCACGGATGCCGATCTGGTGATCGTCTCGGTGCCGGTCGGCGCTTCGGAAAGTGTGGCGAAGGAGATCTCGGGAAACCTGAAGCCCGGGGCCATCGTCACCGATGTCGGTTCGACAAAGGCTTCTGTCATTGCGCAGATGCTGCCGCATATGCCTGATAATGTGCATTTTATCCCCGGCCATCCGCTGGCCGGCACCGAGAAATCCGGCCCGGATGCCGGCTTTCCCGGCCTCTTCGAAGGTCGCTGGTGCATTTTCACGCCGGTCGCCGGCACCGATGAGACGGCGCTGAAGCGGCTTCGCAGCTTCTGGGAAGCGCTGGGCTCGAAAGTCGACGAGATGGATGCCGAGCATCACGACAAGGTGCTCGCCATCGTCTCACACCTGCCGCATATCATCGCCTACAATATCGTCGGCACCGCCGACGATCTGGAGACGGTGACGGAATCGGAAGTCATCAAATATTCCGCCTCCGGCTTTCGCGATTTCACCCGCCTTGCTGCCTCCGACCCGACGATGTGGCGCGACGTCTGCCTGCATAACCGCGATGCGATCCTCGAAATGCTGGCACGGTTCTCGGAGGATCTCGCCTATCTGCAGCGCGCCATCCGCTGGGGCGAGGGCGACAAGATATTCGAACTCTTCACCCGCACGCGCGCCATCCGCCGTTCGATCGTCCAGGCTGGCCAGGATGTCGACGCGCCGGATTTCGGCCGCCATGCGCTAGACAAGAAGTAG
- a CDS encoding GNAT family N-acetyltransferase — protein MVEVARAGRADIDWLAREDASAGAAWVSRCVALGEYLVAREADEIVGFLRFSRFWGRVPYMEMIRVLPGHRRSGVGTALFLAWEDAMRGDGARLLMTSSECDESRPQDWHRRNGFSETGAIELPDLQSVPEVFFIKRIA, from the coding sequence ATGGTGGAGGTGGCACGTGCCGGCCGGGCGGATATCGACTGGCTGGCGCGCGAGGATGCTAGCGCCGGTGCGGCATGGGTATCGCGCTGCGTCGCGCTCGGCGAATATCTGGTTGCCAGGGAGGCCGATGAGATTGTCGGTTTCCTGCGCTTTTCCCGCTTCTGGGGCAGGGTTCCCTATATGGAAATGATCCGCGTCCTGCCCGGTCACCGCCGGTCGGGCGTCGGCACGGCGCTGTTTCTCGCCTGGGAAGACGCTATGCGCGGCGACGGCGCCCGCCTGCTGATGACGTCGAGCGAATGCGACGAAAGCCGGCCTCAGGACTGGCATCGCCGCAACGGATTTTCCGAAACCGGTGCGATCGAGCTGCCCGACCTGCAATCGGTGCCGGAAGTCTTCTTCATCAAGCGAATCGCCTGA
- a CDS encoding DUF2125 domain-containing protein — translation MAASSQSGSGKKFWLLGGGVLLVIALYTGGWFYAASALKNTVLKAIAPRDQAGVSGECSDIEFRGYPFRIGLFCSKIDVDDNVNGVSATFGALRSAAQVYAPGNIVWELDSPAEIRTSNGLSISAQWTDLQASLATRLQGVDRSSTVIEGLKAMAVSSYTGQTMSFDAARTEIHLRQNGADLDGAISVQDANAAIKDWPQIFPKLSASIDLTVAGKAGLIDGSDRNGLNGATGDLRRIVADIGDGKVMTLTGPFSFDEQGLLSGKFKLEIEQLGPWGDSLKQAFPDIASTVNTATKLLKALAGGGDKVSVDLVVDRGNATVSGFIPLGRIPPI, via the coding sequence ATGGCAGCGTCAAGCCAATCCGGCAGCGGTAAGAAATTCTGGTTGCTGGGTGGAGGCGTCCTCCTGGTGATTGCGCTTTATACCGGCGGCTGGTTCTATGCGGCCTCGGCGCTGAAGAACACAGTGCTGAAAGCGATCGCGCCGCGCGATCAGGCAGGCGTCAGCGGCGAATGCTCCGATATCGAATTCCGCGGCTATCCCTTCCGTATCGGTCTGTTCTGCTCGAAGATTGACGTCGACGACAATGTCAACGGCGTCTCCGCCACCTTCGGCGCACTGCGTTCGGCAGCCCAGGTCTATGCGCCCGGCAATATCGTCTGGGAACTCGATTCGCCGGCCGAAATCCGCACCAGCAACGGCCTTTCGATCTCGGCCCAATGGACGGACCTGCAGGCAAGTCTTGCAACCAGGCTGCAGGGCGTCGACCGCAGCTCGACCGTCATCGAAGGTCTGAAGGCGATGGCCGTCTCCTCCTACACCGGCCAGACCATGAGCTTCGATGCCGCTCGCACCGAAATCCATCTGCGCCAGAATGGTGCCGATCTCGACGGTGCGATTTCCGTGCAGGACGCCAACGCGGCGATCAAGGACTGGCCGCAGATCTTCCCGAAATTGTCTGCCAGCATCGATCTGACCGTCGCCGGCAAGGCCGGCCTGATCGACGGCAGTGACCGGAACGGCCTCAATGGTGCCACCGGCGACCTGCGCCGCATCGTCGCCGACATCGGCGACGGCAAGGTGATGACGCTCACCGGCCCCTTCTCCTTCGATGAGCAGGGCTTGCTCTCGGGAAAATTCAAGCTGGAGATCGAACAGCTCGGTCCTTGGGGGGACAGCCTGAAACAGGCCTTTCCGGATATCGCCTCGACCGTCAATACGGCGACCAAGCTCTTGAAGGCGCTTGCCGGCGGCGGCGACAAAGTCTCTGTCGATCTCGTCGTCGATCGCGGCAATGCCACCGTCAGCGGTTTCATCCCGCTCGGCCGGATTCCGCCGATCTGA
- a CDS encoding gamma-glutamylcyclotransferase produces the protein MDEFWVFGYGSLMWNPGFEFMERAEALVYGYRRSLCVRSFVHRGSRDNPGLVLGLDRGGACRGMAFRISPEKWDEVIDYLRARELVTNVYLERRVRLQLAGRRRVEAVAYIIDREHEQYAGALDALAAARVVNEAKGQSGPNDAYVFNTLTHLKQMGIRDHWLEQVVNEVERLRAA, from the coding sequence ATGGACGAATTTTGGGTATTTGGCTACGGTTCGCTGATGTGGAATCCGGGCTTCGAGTTCATGGAGCGGGCAGAGGCCCTGGTCTACGGCTACAGGCGTTCGCTCTGCGTCCGCTCCTTTGTCCATCGTGGCTCCCGCGACAATCCGGGCCTGGTTCTCGGCCTCGACAGGGGTGGCGCCTGCCGCGGCATGGCTTTCCGCATTTCGCCGGAAAAATGGGATGAGGTGATCGATTATCTCCGCGCCCGCGAGCTGGTCACCAATGTCTACCTGGAGCGCCGGGTGCGGCTGCAGCTTGCCGGACGGCGCCGGGTGGAGGCGGTCGCCTACATCATCGACCGCGAGCATGAACAATATGCCGGCGCGCTCGATGCGCTGGCGGCGGCGCGCGTGGTGAACGAAGCAAAAGGCCAGTCTGGTCCGAATGACGCCTATGTCTTCAACACGCTGACGCATCTGAAGCAGATGGGCATTCGCGACCATTGGCTGGAGCAGGTCGTCAACGAAGTGGAGCGGCTACGCGCCGCCTGA
- a CDS encoding lysophospholipid acyltransferase family protein, with amino-acid sequence MIALRSVLFNTIFYANLIIRMIVLSPYYFVVPRKIAYAIPKNWARSNHWLMRVIVGTTFEIEGLENLPDGSYILAPKHQSFWDTYALLPWLKDPVYILKRELMWIPLFGWYAKKQRMIPVDRGARGKVMVEVLKRTKEELSTGRQLIIYPEGTRRPPGAEPLYKYGIARMYRDLNLPVVPVAMHPGLFWPRRSIRRYPGHFKVRILPPIMPGMDPDAFFTHLIEVSERASDELLLETVERNPHLPLPPTAVERLVELRKLNAATG; translated from the coding sequence ATGATCGCCCTGCGTTCCGTTCTCTTCAACACGATCTTCTACGCCAACCTCATCATCCGGATGATTGTGCTCTCGCCCTACTATTTCGTGGTGCCGCGCAAGATCGCCTATGCGATCCCGAAGAACTGGGCGCGCTCCAACCACTGGCTGATGCGGGTGATCGTCGGCACCACCTTCGAGATCGAGGGCCTGGAGAACCTGCCTGACGGCAGTTACATCCTGGCGCCGAAGCATCAGTCCTTCTGGGATACCTACGCACTGCTGCCCTGGCTGAAGGATCCGGTTTATATCCTGAAGCGCGAACTGATGTGGATTCCGCTCTTCGGCTGGTATGCGAAGAAACAGCGCATGATCCCGGTCGATCGCGGCGCCCGCGGCAAGGTGATGGTGGAAGTGCTGAAACGCACGAAGGAAGAGCTTTCGACCGGCCGCCAGCTCATCATCTATCCGGAGGGCACCCGCCGCCCGCCGGGCGCAGAACCGCTCTATAAATACGGCATCGCCCGCATGTACCGCGATCTTAACCTCCCCGTCGTGCCGGTCGCCATGCATCCCGGCCTCTTCTGGCCGCGACGGAGCATTCGTCGTTATCCCGGCCATTTCAAGGTGAGGATCCTGCCGCCGATCATGCCGGGAATGGATCCGGACGCCTTTTTTACCCATCTGATCGAGGTATCGGAGCGGGCAAGCGACGAGCTCCTGCTCGAAACCGTCGAGCGAAATCCGCATCTGCCGCTCCCGCCGACGGCGGTCGAAAGGCTGGTCGAGTTGCGCAAGCTGAACGCGGCAACTGGCTGA
- a CDS encoding YdcF family protein, giving the protein MGHTTPNPIHQDPELDRPAGLPPRRGPIRRLLRWGGFGCLLVIALVFGGFLRFADSVTTLRPPAEPKADAIVVLTGGYQRIDQAVELLQKGAGKRLLISGAHPTTTPAQIRKMTQGSADLFSCCVDIGYDAIDTIGNAEEASNWIHAKGYRSVLIVTNNYHMPRSLAELSYVDPDIEFIAYPVVNSDLKSRNWFTDPNAMRVMLAEYVKVLLTGARNITGFGRHTGLRSASASGQE; this is encoded by the coding sequence ATGGGACACACGACACCCAACCCGATTCATCAGGACCCGGAGCTTGATCGCCCGGCGGGTCTGCCGCCGCGGCGTGGGCCGATCCGCCGCCTGCTGCGCTGGGGCGGCTTTGGCTGCCTGCTGGTAATCGCCCTGGTGTTCGGCGGCTTTCTGCGTTTTGCCGATTCGGTGACGACACTCAGGCCGCCGGCCGAGCCTAAAGCGGATGCCATTGTGGTATTGACGGGTGGTTACCAGCGCATCGACCAGGCCGTGGAGCTGCTGCAGAAGGGTGCCGGCAAGCGCCTGCTCATTTCCGGCGCCCACCCGACGACGACACCGGCACAGATCCGCAAGATGACGCAGGGTTCGGCCGATCTCTTCTCCTGCTGTGTCGATATCGGCTACGATGCGATCGACACGATCGGCAATGCCGAGGAAGCTTCGAACTGGATCCACGCCAAGGGATACCGCAGCGTTCTGATCGTCACCAACAACTACCACATGCCGCGAAGCCTCGCCGAGCTCTCCTATGTCGATCCCGACATCGAGTTCATCGCTTATCCCGTGGTCAACTCGGATTTGAAGAGCCGCAACTGGTTCACCGACCCGAATGCGATGCGCGTCATGCTGGCCGAATATGTGAAAGTGCTGCTGACTGGCGCCCGCAACATCACCGGCTTCGGCCGCCACACTGGCTTGCGCTCGGCAAGTGCGTCCGGCCAAGAATAG